The Candidatus Pantoea soli genome window below encodes:
- the kdpD gene encoding two-component system sensor histidine kinase KdpD, which produces MNDELPRPDPDALLLNHSESHRGKLKIYFGACAGVGKTYAMLQEAQRLRAQGLDVLAGVVETHGREETAALLAGLTLLPRRATGRSRHAEFDLDAALARHPAVILMDELAHTNVQGSRHPKRWQDIEELLDAGIDVITTVNVQHLESLNDVVGGVTGIQVRETVPDPFFDSADEVVLVDLPPDDLRQRLKEGKVYVGDRAERAIENFFRKGNLFALRELALRRTADRVDDQMRAWRDQQGRDKVWHTRDAILLCIGDDTGSEKLVRTAARLAARLGSEWHAVYVETPRLNRLPEARRRAILRTLQLAQELGAETATLSDPDEARAVLRYAREHNLGKIVTGRQPQRHWRRDSFAQRLGELGPDLDLLVVALDEPVRDAPHPLGGQRASNEKWRLLLRGCLMALVLCILVTTLGRWLLVAFDPANGVMIYLLAVVLVALRFGRWPSVFATVINIFAFDLFFVAPTGTIAVSDLQYLVTFAVMLAVGVIVGNLTAGVRYQAKVARYREQRARHLYEMAKSLSSALTPQDIAATSQRVIDVTLQARSQLLLPDEQGELQAVGENSIATPPDLGIARWSFSKGQPAGAGTDTLPAVPYQMLPLKSGNHCLGLLVVEPENLRQLMIPEQQRLVETFTVLIANALERMALSHSEAASRLAAEREQLRNALLSALSHDLRTPLTVLFGQAEMLMLDLASEQSKYVGQANQIREQTLSTIRLVSNMLDMARIQSGGLNLREEWVALDEVIGGALSSMGPLLKGHDIALDLPDELVLIKGDSAMLERVFTNLIENSLKYAGNAAQHGIRAWRDKARLEVAVWDNGPGIAPENLTRIFDKFARGDKESAVPGVGLGLAISKTIVESHRGRIWAENRPEGGACFRLSLPLPDAPEISEEGLK; this is translated from the coding sequence ATGAACGATGAATTACCACGCCCCGATCCCGATGCGCTGCTGCTCAACCACAGCGAGAGCCATCGCGGCAAACTGAAAATCTATTTTGGTGCCTGCGCCGGGGTGGGAAAAACCTACGCCATGCTGCAGGAGGCGCAGCGTCTGCGGGCGCAGGGGCTGGACGTGCTGGCCGGGGTGGTGGAAACCCACGGCCGCGAAGAGACCGCCGCGCTGCTTGCCGGACTGACGCTGCTGCCGCGCCGCGCCACCGGGCGCTCGCGCCATGCGGAGTTCGATCTGGATGCCGCGCTGGCGCGTCATCCGGCGGTGATTCTGATGGACGAACTGGCGCATACCAATGTGCAGGGGTCGCGCCATCCGAAACGCTGGCAGGACATTGAAGAGCTGCTCGACGCCGGTATCGATGTCATTACCACCGTTAACGTGCAGCATCTGGAGAGTCTGAACGACGTGGTCGGCGGGGTGACCGGCATTCAGGTGCGCGAGACCGTGCCGGACCCGTTTTTTGATAGCGCAGATGAGGTGGTGCTGGTGGATTTGCCGCCGGACGATCTGCGACAGCGGCTGAAAGAGGGAAAAGTCTATGTCGGCGATCGCGCCGAACGCGCAATTGAAAACTTTTTCCGCAAAGGCAACCTGTTCGCGCTGCGTGAGCTGGCGCTGCGCCGTACCGCTGACCGCGTTGATGATCAGATGCGCGCCTGGCGTGACCAGCAGGGGCGCGACAAAGTGTGGCACACGCGCGATGCCATCCTGCTGTGCATTGGCGATGACACCGGTAGCGAAAAACTGGTGCGTACCGCCGCGCGGCTTGCGGCCCGGCTCGGCAGCGAATGGCATGCGGTGTATGTGGAAACGCCGCGGCTGAACCGCCTGCCGGAAGCGCGTCGTCGCGCCATTCTGCGCACCCTGCAACTGGCGCAGGAGCTGGGCGCGGAAACCGCCACGCTTTCCGATCCCGATGAAGCGCGCGCCGTGCTGCGTTACGCACGCGAGCACAATCTGGGCAAAATTGTCACCGGCCGGCAGCCGCAGCGGCACTGGCGGCGCGACAGCTTTGCCCAGCGCCTCGGCGAGCTGGGCCCGGATCTCGATCTGCTGGTGGTGGCGCTGGATGAACCAGTGCGTGACGCACCGCATCCGCTGGGCGGCCAGCGCGCCAGCAACGAAAAGTGGCGTCTGCTGCTGCGTGGTTGCCTGATGGCGCTGGTGCTGTGCATTCTGGTCACCACGCTTGGCCGCTGGCTGCTGGTGGCCTTTGACCCGGCGAACGGCGTGATGATCTATCTGCTGGCGGTGGTGCTGGTGGCGCTGCGCTTCGGCCGCTGGCCCTCGGTGTTTGCCACGGTCATCAACATCTTCGCTTTCGATCTGTTTTTCGTGGCCCCCACCGGCACTATCGCCGTGTCGGATCTGCAGTATCTGGTGACCTTTGCCGTGATGCTGGCGGTCGGGGTGATCGTCGGGAATCTGACGGCGGGGGTGCGCTATCAGGCGAAGGTCGCGCGCTACCGGGAACAGCGCGCACGGCACCTGTATGAAATGGCCAAATCGCTCAGCAGTGCCCTGACGCCGCAGGATATTGCCGCCACCAGTCAGCGCGTGATTGACGTGACGCTGCAGGCGCGCAGCCAGCTGCTGCTGCCGGATGAGCAGGGCGAGCTGCAGGCGGTGGGCGAAAACAGCATCGCCACGCCGCCGGACCTCGGCATCGCCCGCTGGAGCTTCAGCAAAGGGCAGCCGGCGGGGGCGGGCACCGATACCCTGCCGGCCGTGCCGTATCAGATGCTGCCGCTGAAAAGCGGCAACCACTGCCTCGGGCTGCTGGTGGTCGAGCCGGAAAATCTGCGGCAGCTGATGATCCCGGAACAGCAGCGGCTGGTGGAAACCTTTACCGTGCTGATCGCCAATGCGCTGGAGCGTATGGCGCTGTCGCACAGCGAAGCTGCATCCCGGCTGGCGGCGGAACGCGAGCAGCTGCGTAACGCGTTGCTTTCCGCGCTGTCGCACGACCTGCGCACGCCGCTGACGGTGCTGTTTGGGCAGGCGGAGATGCTGATGCTGGACCTCGCCAGCGAGCAGTCAAAGTATGTCGGCCAGGCGAATCAGATTCGCGAACAGACCCTGAGTACCATCCGGCTGGTGAGCAACATGCTGGATATGGCGCGCATTCAGTCCGGCGGCCTGAACCTGCGCGAAGAGTGGGTGGCGCTGGATGAGGTGATCGGCGGCGCGCTCAGCAGCATGGGGCCGCTGCTGAAAGGACACGACATTGCGCTGGATTTACCGGACGAACTGGTGCTGATCAAAGGCGACAGCGCGATGCTGGAGCGCGTGTTCACTAACCTGATCGAGAACAGTCTGAAGTATGCCGGCAACGCGGCGCAGCACGGCATTCGCGCATGGCGTGACAAAGCCCGGCTGGAGGTCGCCGTCTGGGATAACGGTCCGGGCATTGCGCCGGAGAACCTGACACGCATTTTCGACAAGTTTGCCCGCGGCGATAAAGAGTCCGCCGTACCGGGTGTCGGACTGGGGCTGGCAATCAGCAAAACCATCGTGGAGTCGCACCGCGGGCGCATCTGGGCAGAGAACCGGCCGGAGGGCGGCGCATGTTTTCGTTTATCGCTGCCGCTGCCGGATGCCCCCGAAATTTCTGAAGAAGGGCTGAAATAA
- the kdpC gene encoding potassium-transporting ATPase subunit KdpC, which yields MSQLRPAIVLLILLTLLTGGLYPLLTTGLAQWWFPAQASGSLIERQGEVRGSALIGQAFSQPGHFQGRPSATGDAPYNALASSGSNLAASNPALDKAVAARVAALRAANPQAPATVPVELVTASASGLDPDISPEAARWQAPRVAAARHLALSDVEALIARQTQRPLLPFIGEETVNVLRLNLALDNLQG from the coding sequence ATGAGTCAGTTACGTCCGGCTATTGTATTGTTAATTCTGCTGACGCTGCTTACCGGCGGGCTCTATCCGCTGCTGACAACCGGGCTGGCGCAGTGGTGGTTTCCGGCGCAGGCGTCCGGTTCGCTGATTGAGCGTCAGGGCGAAGTGCGTGGCTCGGCGCTGATTGGTCAGGCATTCAGTCAGCCGGGCCATTTCCAGGGCCGCCCGTCAGCCACGGGCGATGCACCTTATAACGCGCTGGCCTCCAGCGGCAGCAATCTGGCGGCGAGCAACCCGGCGCTGGATAAAGCGGTGGCCGCACGGGTGGCCGCCCTGCGCGCCGCCAACCCGCAGGCACCGGCGACGGTGCCCGTTGAGCTGGTCACCGCCTCCGCCAGCGGTCTGGATCCGGATATTTCACCGGAAGCCGCGCGCTGGCAGGCACCGCGTGTCGCGGCAGCGCGCCATCTGGCGCTGAGTGACGTTGAAGCGCTGATCGCGCGTCAGACGCAACGCCCGCTGCTGCCGTTTATCGGTGAGGAGACGGTGAACGTGTTGCGGTTAAACCTGGCGCTGGATAATTTACAGGGATAA
- the kdpB gene encoding potassium-transporting ATPase subunit KdpB, giving the protein MSRQQLALFDATLTRTAVLDAVKKLDPRVQFRNPVMFLVWIGSVLTSLLAAGMASGQLSGSAGFTAAIAVWLWFTVLFANFAEALAEGRSKAQANSLKGVKKTSEAKKLAEPHHGAAWQSVSADTLRRGDVVLVEAGDIIPCDGEVLEGGASVDESAITGESAPVIRESGGDFASVTGGTRILSDWLVIQCSVNPGETFLDRMIAMVEGAKRRKTPNEIALTILLVSLTLVFLLATATLWPFSAWGGTPVSVTVLVALLVCLIPTTIGGLLSAIGVAGMSRMLGANVIATSGRAVEAAGDVDVLMLDKTGTITLGNRQATQFLPAPGVSEQQLADAAQLASLADETPEGRSIVVLAKQKFNLRERDLSSMGATFIPFSAQTRMSGVNVQDRLIRKGAVDAVRRHIEASNGSFPAQVNASVEEVARAGGTPLVVAEGAQVLGVVALKDIVKGGIKERFAELRKMGIKTVMITGDNPLTAAAIAAEAGVDDFLSEATPEAKLALIRQYQAEGRLVAMTGDGTNDAPALAQADVAVAMNSGTQAAKEAGNMVDLDSNPTKLLEVVHIGKQMLMTRGSLTTFSIANDVAKYFAIIPAAFAVTYPQLNALNVMALHSPASAILSAVIFNALVIVFLIPLALKGVSYRPMSAAALLRRNLWIYGVGGLIVPFIGIKAIDLLLTLSGLV; this is encoded by the coding sequence ATGAGTCGTCAACAACTGGCGTTGTTTGATGCAACGCTGACGCGTACAGCGGTGCTGGATGCGGTGAAAAAGCTCGATCCGCGCGTGCAGTTTCGCAACCCGGTGATGTTCCTGGTGTGGATCGGCAGCGTGCTGACCTCGCTGCTGGCAGCGGGCATGGCCAGCGGTCAGCTCAGCGGCAGCGCCGGCTTTACCGCTGCGATTGCGGTGTGGCTGTGGTTCACCGTGCTGTTTGCCAACTTTGCCGAAGCGCTGGCGGAAGGTCGCAGCAAGGCCCAGGCCAACAGCCTGAAAGGGGTCAAAAAGACCAGCGAAGCCAAAAAACTGGCGGAGCCGCATCATGGCGCCGCGTGGCAAAGTGTGTCTGCCGATACCTTACGCCGGGGCGATGTGGTGCTGGTTGAAGCCGGGGATATTATTCCGTGCGACGGTGAAGTGCTGGAGGGCGGCGCGTCGGTTGATGAAAGCGCCATCACCGGCGAATCCGCGCCGGTGATCCGCGAATCCGGCGGGGATTTTGCCTCGGTAACCGGCGGCACGCGTATTCTCTCTGACTGGCTGGTGATTCAGTGCAGCGTCAACCCCGGCGAAACCTTTCTTGATCGCATGATCGCCATGGTAGAAGGCGCGAAGCGCCGCAAAACGCCCAATGAAATCGCCCTGACCATTCTGCTGGTTTCACTGACGCTGGTGTTTCTGCTCGCCACGGCTACATTGTGGCCCTTCTCGGCCTGGGGCGGTACGCCGGTCAGCGTGACGGTGCTGGTCGCGCTGCTGGTGTGCCTGATTCCCACCACGATCGGCGGCCTGCTTTCGGCGATTGGCGTCGCGGGGATGAGCCGCATGCTCGGGGCTAACGTCATTGCCACCAGCGGGCGCGCGGTGGAAGCGGCGGGCGATGTGGATGTGCTGATGCTTGATAAAACCGGCACCATCACGCTCGGTAACCGCCAGGCGACGCAGTTCCTGCCGGCACCCGGCGTCAGCGAGCAGCAGCTGGCCGATGCCGCCCAGCTTGCCTCGCTGGCGGATGAAACGCCGGAAGGGCGCAGCATTGTGGTGCTGGCGAAGCAGAAATTTAACCTGCGTGAGCGCGATCTCAGCAGCATGGGAGCCACCTTCATTCCGTTCTCCGCGCAAACGCGCATGAGCGGCGTCAACGTGCAGGATCGGCTGATCCGCAAAGGCGCCGTGGATGCGGTGCGTCGCCATATTGAAGCCAGCAACGGCAGCTTTCCGGCCCAGGTTAACGCCAGCGTGGAAGAGGTCGCGCGCGCCGGCGGTACGCCGCTGGTGGTGGCGGAAGGCGCACAGGTGCTGGGCGTGGTCGCGCTGAAGGATATCGTCAAAGGCGGCATCAAGGAGCGTTTCGCCGAGCTGCGCAAAATGGGCATCAAAACCGTGATGATCACCGGGGATAACCCGCTTACCGCGGCGGCGATTGCCGCAGAAGCGGGCGTGGATGATTTCCTTTCTGAAGCCACGCCAGAGGCCAAACTGGCGCTGATCCGTCAGTACCAGGCGGAAGGGCGTCTGGTGGCAATGACCGGCGACGGCACCAACGATGCGCCTGCGCTGGCGCAGGCCGATGTGGCGGTGGCGATGAACTCCGGTACCCAGGCTGCAAAAGAGGCGGGGAATATGGTCGATCTGGACTCCAACCCGACCAAACTGCTGGAAGTGGTGCATATCGGCAAGCAGATGCTGATGACGCGCGGATCGCTGACCACCTTCAGTATTGCCAACGACGTTGCGAAATATTTTGCCATTATCCCGGCGGCGTTTGCCGTGACTTATCCGCAGCTCAACGCGCTGAATGTGATGGCGCTGCATTCGCCCGCGTCGGCCATCCTGTCAGCGGTCATTTTTAACGCGCTGGTGATTGTGTTCCTGATCCCGCTGGCGCTGAAAGGCGTGAGCTACCGGCCGATGAGCGCGGCCGCGCTGCTGCGCCGCAACCTGTGGATCTATGGCGTAGGCGGTCTGATTGTGCCGTTTATCGGCATCAAAGCCATTGACCTGCTGCTGACGCTGTCAGGCCTGGTGTAA
- the kdpA gene encoding potassium-transporting ATPase subunit KdpA — MAANAFLLIAVFLLVLMVLAQPLGRFLALLVADKPVLPRAERVLWRLAGVEEHAMRWPHYLLAILLFNALGFVLLLAILLLQGSLPLNPQHLPNLSWDLALNTAVSFVTNTNWQAYGGESTVSYFSQMVGLTVQNFLSAATGIAVAFALMRGFANRSLATLGNAWRDLTRITLYVLLPLCLVIAVFYVSQGSIQTFEPYHALTTLEGAQQTLPLGPVASQEAIKMIGTNGGGFFNVNSAHPFENPTALTNFVQMLSIFLIPAALCFTFGQHLGDRRQGHMLLWAMTLMFVLAVVAVMWAEVRGNPHFLTLGADSAINMEGKETRFGILNSSLFAVITTAASCGAVNAMHDSFTALGGMVPMWLMQLGEVVFGGVGAGLYGMLLFVLLGVFIAGLMIGRTPEYMGKKIDVWEMKMTALAILVTPTLVLLGTALAMMTDAGRAGMANPGIHGFSEVLYAVSSAANNNGSAFAGLSANTPFWNLLLAFCMLVGRFGIIIPVMAIAGSLAAKKIQPVGNGTLPTYGPLFIALLVGTVLLVGALTFVPALALGPVAEHLQIIQG, encoded by the coding sequence ATGGCGGCGAACGCGTTTTTACTGATTGCTGTGTTTCTGCTGGTGCTGATGGTGCTGGCGCAGCCGCTGGGGCGTTTTCTTGCCCTGCTGGTGGCGGATAAGCCAGTGCTGCCGCGTGCCGAGCGGGTGCTGTGGCGGCTGGCGGGCGTAGAGGAGCACGCCATGCGCTGGCCGCACTACCTGCTGGCGATTCTGCTGTTTAATGCGCTGGGCTTCGTGCTGCTGCTGGCCATTCTCCTGCTGCAGGGATCGCTGCCGCTTAACCCGCAGCACCTGCCGAACCTGAGCTGGGATCTGGCGCTGAATACCGCCGTCAGTTTTGTCACCAACACCAACTGGCAGGCGTACGGTGGGGAGAGCACCGTCAGCTATTTCAGCCAGATGGTGGGCTTAACCGTGCAAAACTTCCTGTCGGCAGCCACCGGCATTGCCGTGGCGTTTGCGCTGATGCGTGGCTTCGCCAACCGCTCGCTGGCCACTCTGGGCAACGCCTGGCGTGATTTAACCCGCATCACGCTGTATGTGCTGCTGCCGCTGTGTCTGGTGATTGCTGTGTTCTACGTCAGCCAGGGCAGTATCCAGACCTTTGAACCGTATCACGCGCTGACGACGCTGGAAGGGGCGCAGCAGACGCTGCCGCTCGGGCCGGTGGCGTCGCAGGAAGCGATCAAGATGATCGGGACTAACGGCGGCGGCTTCTTCAACGTCAACTCGGCGCATCCGTTTGAAAACCCCACGGCGCTGACCAACTTTGTGCAGATGCTGAGTATCTTCCTGATCCCGGCCGCACTGTGCTTCACCTTTGGTCAGCACCTGGGCGATCGTCGCCAGGGCCATATGCTGCTGTGGGCGATGACCCTGATGTTTGTGCTGGCCGTGGTGGCGGTGATGTGGGCAGAAGTGCGCGGCAATCCGCACTTTCTGACGCTGGGGGCCGATAGCGCCATCAACATGGAAGGCAAAGAGACGCGTTTTGGCATTCTCAACTCCAGCCTGTTTGCGGTGATCACCACCGCCGCGTCATGCGGTGCCGTCAATGCGATGCACGACTCTTTTACCGCGCTGGGCGGCATGGTGCCGATGTGGCTGATGCAGCTGGGTGAAGTGGTATTTGGCGGCGTGGGCGCGGGGCTGTACGGCATGCTGCTGTTTGTGCTGCTTGGCGTGTTCATTGCCGGCCTGATGATCGGTCGCACCCCGGAGTACATGGGCAAGAAGATCGACGTATGGGAAATGAAGATGACGGCTCTGGCCATTCTGGTCACGCCGACGCTGGTGCTGCTTGGTACGGCGCTGGCGATGATGACCGATGCCGGACGCGCCGGTATGGCGAACCCGGGTATTCACGGCTTCAGTGAAGTGCTCTACGCCGTGTCGTCTGCGGCCAACAACAATGGCAGCGCCTTTGCCGGACTGAGCGCCAATACCCCCTTCTGGAACCTGCTGCTTGCCTTCTGCATGCTGGTGGGCCGCTTCGGCATCATCATTCCGGTGATGGCGATTGCCGGTTCACTGGCCGCGAAGAAAATCCAGCCGGTCGGCAACGGCACGCTGCCTACCTACGGGCCGCTGTTTATTGCGCTGCTGGTGGGCACGGTGCTGCTGGTCGGCGCACTGACCTTTGTCCCCGCGCTGGCCCTGGGCCCGGTCGCGGAACATCTGCAAATAATTCAGGGATAA
- the kdpF gene encoding K(+)-transporting ATPase subunit F, with translation MSAGVITGIVLVFLLLGYLIYALLNAEAF, from the coding sequence GTGAGTGCAGGTGTGATAACCGGCATCGTGCTGGTGTTTTTACTGCTGGGCTACCTGATTTATGCCCTGCTTAACGCGGAGGCATTCTGA